In Salinarimonas sp., a genomic segment contains:
- the rlmB gene encoding 23S rRNA (guanosine(2251)-2'-O)-methyltransferase RlmB, whose product MADDDEKKTRKRTGARRAVPHGRNRARGPRPRGPRPDLGDVVVLYGWHPVAEALRNGKRRIRRLLATENAARRLAEELPEVEAAPQIVRPGEIDVLLEPDAVHQGLYAEADPLPGYELDTLPDDALVLALDQITDPHNVGAIVRTAAAFGVTAIVTTARHSPMATGVLAKSASGGLEHVPFVVVRNLGDALDRLGERGFTRIGLDSEGDATFEELEARRPALLVLGAEGKGLRARTRSLCDVVARLDMAGAIKSLNVSNAAAIALYALTRRL is encoded by the coding sequence GTGGCCGACGACGACGAGAAGAAGACCCGCAAGCGCACCGGCGCGCGCCGCGCCGTCCCGCACGGCCGCAATCGCGCCCGCGGCCCGCGGCCGCGCGGGCCGCGGCCCGACCTCGGCGACGTCGTCGTGCTCTACGGCTGGCATCCGGTGGCGGAGGCGCTGCGCAACGGAAAGCGCCGCATCCGCCGGCTCCTCGCCACCGAGAACGCCGCCCGCCGGCTCGCGGAGGAGCTTCCGGAGGTCGAGGCCGCGCCGCAGATCGTGCGCCCGGGCGAGATCGACGTGCTGCTCGAGCCCGACGCCGTGCACCAGGGCCTCTACGCCGAGGCCGATCCCCTCCCCGGCTACGAGCTCGACACGCTCCCCGACGACGCGCTGGTGCTCGCCCTCGATCAGATCACCGATCCGCACAACGTGGGCGCCATCGTGCGCACGGCCGCGGCCTTCGGCGTGACGGCGATCGTCACGACGGCGCGGCATTCGCCGATGGCGACGGGTGTGCTGGCGAAGTCGGCCTCGGGCGGGCTGGAGCACGTTCCCTTCGTCGTCGTGCGCAATCTCGGCGACGCGCTCGACCGGCTGGGCGAGCGGGGCTTCACCCGGATCGGGCTCGATTCGGAGGGGGACGCGACCTTCGAGGAGCTGGAGGCGCGCCGGCCGGCGCTCCTCGTGCTGGGGGCGGAAGGCAAGGGCCTGCGGGCCCGCACGCGGTCGCTGTGCGACGTGGTCGCCCGGCTCGACATGGCGGGGGCGATCAAGAGCCTCAACGTCTCGAACGCCGCCGCGATCGCGCTCTACGCGCTGACGCGGCGGCTTTGA
- a CDS encoding DUF1465 family protein has protein sequence MNADITFREAGDPVDFGRTFVHSEAFRALFRDGMALVEDTAAYLDGEGREESRTLPRQAALTYASESMRLTTRLMQIASWLLVQRAVAEGEITAEEALKEKTRVRLTRQESASPVFDAEALPERLKDLIGQSVRMHARIVHLDGILSEAAAEPTYPESPVAMQQWLIRSAFGGG, from the coding sequence ATGAACGCGGACATCACCTTCCGGGAGGCCGGCGATCCGGTCGATTTCGGGCGCACCTTCGTGCATTCCGAGGCCTTCCGCGCCCTGTTCCGCGATGGGATGGCGCTCGTCGAGGACACCGCGGCCTATCTCGACGGGGAGGGGCGCGAGGAATCGCGCACCCTGCCGCGCCAGGCGGCGCTGACCTACGCCAGCGAGAGCATGCGGCTCACCACGCGCCTCATGCAGATCGCCTCCTGGCTGCTCGTCCAGCGCGCCGTCGCCGAGGGCGAGATCACGGCCGAGGAGGCGCTCAAGGAGAAGACCCGCGTGCGCCTCACCCGCCAGGAGAGCGCCAGCCCGGTCTTCGACGCCGAGGCGCTGCCGGAGCGGCTGAAGGATCTCATCGGCCAGAGCGTGCGCATGCACGCCCGCATCGTCCATCTCGACGGCATCCTCTCGGAGGCGGCGGCGGAGCCGACCTATCCCGAGAGCCCCGTCGCCATGCAGCAATGGCTGATCCGCTCCGCCTTCGGCGGCGGCTGA